From Sphingobacterium bambusae:
TGCTGGGAAAGTTACGGGCGTCTCTGTCTTTTCGGATACGACTAAAACAACTACAAAAACGGTCATTTTTCGCGGTTCTGACGGGACGATGAAAGCACCACTTATTTTAGTGGACGGTGTGAAGCAGGTTTTGGGCTATGATCTAAATACCATGGATCCTAATAGTATTGGTTCGATAGAAGTGTTGCGAGATGGTGCTTCTGCTGCTGCTTTCGGCGAAGAGGGTAAAAATGGCGTTGTAAAAATTTTTACCAAGAAGTCGGATGTTCCCGCGGTCGTTAATTTAAAGGGTAGTAAAGCAGATACCGTTAGACATGGTAAAAATCAAGATGTTGTTGTTAAAGGGTATGCGAAAGGGTTCAAACTAGACACGGTTAATTTAACCTTGAGAGGGGTAAATGCTGATGGAAAGCAACCTTTGGTCATTGTCGATGGGCTTGAGAAGGCTGACCAAAGTATTCATGGTATTAATCCCAATGATATAGAAAGTATCTCGATATTAAAAGATGCCAGTGCTAAAGCTTTATATGGTGAAAAGGCGACGAATGGCGTGATCTTGGTAACCACCAAGGTGAAGGGTGTAGCTATTAAAAAAGCGGATACTGTATATACCGATGACGATGTCTTTTTTATCGATGGCAAGCCTGTTTCTAAAAATGAATTTAATGCGGTGCCAAAGACCGCTATCAAAACGACGGAGGTAAAAGGCGAACGGGATAAGTCTGGTCGCCGAGTCGAAATAAAAACCAAATAAAAAAGAGCGGGTCCATGTGGCCGTTAGTTGTCCTTGTGTTTCGATCTATCTTGATAATGGATTCCCCTAGATCGATCGCAAGTAGGCTCTCGTATGCCTAAAATACGCCAAAAAAGAGTTGTTTAGTTAGTAATATAGTGAGATGAAATACCGTCGATGTCCCGCATCAGACGGTATTCGTTTTTACTTGCTATTAAGGTTCGTCATCGTCAGTTCAATGCCGATGTTTACAAAGCTTTGTATCATTTTCACCGAGTGGTCTATCAGTCCGGGGAGATCTTTTTGCTCTTCCTTATCGAAAGGTCCTAAAACGTAGTCTACCTGTCTGCCCTTAGGATAGTTGTCTCCAATGCCAAAGCGCAGGCGGGGATAGTTTTGTCCACCGCAGGTCGCCTCAATGGAGCGAAGTCCATTGTGCCCCGCAGCAGATCCTTTAGGTTTTATCCGGAGCGATCCAAAGGGTATAGCGAGGTCATCAACGACGACTAATACATTTTCTAAAGGAACTTTCAGTTGTTGCATCCAATAGTTCATTGCTTTTCCGCTCAGGTTCATAAAGGTCGTCGGCTTGATCATGTATACATTTTTGCCGCGTTGCTTAAAGTCGGTGTAATAGGCCAGCTTTAAAAGTGACCACGTAGCACCGGCCTGTTTGGCAGCTTCATCGACCACCATAAAACCAATATTGTGGCGTGTATCCTCATACTCCTTACCAATATTGCCTAAACCAACGATTAAATAGTTCATGCCTGCAAAAATAGAAAATAGATGTTAGATAACGCACAGTAGATCGCGAATAGCAAATATTCTTATCGGCATCTCGTCCTGCTTTACTGTGTCACTAGCAAAAGAAAAAAGGCATCGATTGCTCGATGCCTTTTACATAACCATGGAGGTCGAAATTATTTTTTACCGCCTTTTGCTGCTTTCGCTGCTTCTTGCTCTGCTTGACGTAAAGCACGAGACATGATTACAGAAACGATAGTATCGTCAGAGTTGTTCAATACTTTAGCATCTTGCAACGCAATTTGTCTTACACGTACTGATTTACCAACTTCCAAAGATTCCATAGGAACCTCGATCTCTTGAGGCAGGTTGTTTGGCAAAGCTTTTACACGAAGCGTACGTAGTTTTTGTACCAATTTACCCCCCATTTTAACACCTGGAGAAGTACCTGTCAATTTGATTGGAATGTTTACGGAAACTTCTTTATCGTCAAATAACTCTAGGAAGTCGATGTGCGTAACCAAGTCAGTCAATGGGTGGAATTGCGCATCTTGAACGATAGCTCTTGTTTTTTTGCCATCTAAATCCAATTCTACGAATACTACATCAGGAGTATAAAGAACCGGTTTTAAATCAGCTGCGGATACCGAAAGGTGAGTTTGTTCTTTACCACCGTAAAGAACTGCAGGAACTTGTCCTTCATAACGCAACTCTTTCGAATCTCTTTTCCCTACGCCCTGTCTTACAGAGCCGCTAATAGCAATTGATTTCATTGTTTTTATATTAATTTGAGGTGCAAAATTACGCTAATTTTTTTATATATAAAACATTAGCAAAAAAAATAAGGACGGATAGTGATTTATCCGCCCTTATACGATAGCCGAGGCCGTTGGTTAAGCTTATTTGATATCGAACAAATCGGAAATTGAACCGTGTTCGTTTACATTTTTAATAGCACTTGCAAAAAGATCTGCCGTGGACAATACTTTAATTTTGCCACATTTTTTAGCCTTCTCGTTATCCAATTGGATGGTGTCGGATACGATCATCTCCGTTAAGACGGAATTTTCGATGGTGTCATAGGCTTTTCCAGACAATACAGCATGCGTACATACGGCACGAACGGAGTTTGCTCCATTCTCCATGATCAAAGCTGCGGCTTTTGATAAGGTACCTGCAGTATCACAGATGTCATCGATCAATACGACGTCTTGGCCTTTTACCTCACCTATGATAGACATGGATTCGATTTCGTTGGCACGTTTACGACGTTTGTCACAGATAATAACCTCGGCATTGAAGAACTTGGCGAAGGTGCGCGCGCGGTAAGAACCGCCCATATCTGGAGATGCGATCGTTAAGTTCGTTAGATTCAATGACTTGATGTAGGGGACGAAGATGATGGAACCATCCAAGTGATCCATCGGAATATCGAAAAATCCCTGTATCTGTGCAGCATGTAAATCCATGGTCATGATACGGTGCGCGCCGGCAGCAGTAATTAGGTTGGCCATCAACTTGGCTCCAATAGCAACACGCGGTT
This genomic window contains:
- the pth gene encoding aminoacyl-tRNA hydrolase; this translates as MNYLIVGLGNIGKEYEDTRHNIGFMVVDEAAKQAGATWSLLKLAYYTDFKQRGKNVYMIKPTTFMNLSGKAMNYWMQQLKVPLENVLVVVDDLAIPFGSLRIKPKGSAAGHNGLRSIEATCGGQNYPRLRFGIGDNYPKGRQVDYVLGPFDKEEQKDLPGLIDHSVKMIQSFVNIGIELTMTNLNSK
- a CDS encoding 50S ribosomal protein L25/general stress protein Ctc, with the protein product MKSIAISGSVRQGVGKRDSKELRYEGQVPAVLYGGKEQTHLSVSAADLKPVLYTPDVVFVELDLDGKKTRAIVQDAQFHPLTDLVTHIDFLELFDDKEVSVNIPIKLTGTSPGVKMGGKLVQKLRTLRVKALPNNLPQEIEVPMESLEVGKSVRVRQIALQDAKVLNNSDDTIVSVIMSRALRQAEQEAAKAAKGGKK
- a CDS encoding ribose-phosphate pyrophosphokinase, with product MPLQFNTVKLFAGSGTVELAEKISKSYGKPLGDKTLSKFSDGEIQPFYNESVRGSDVFLIQSTNQPTDNLFELLLMIDAAKRASAHYITAVVPYFGFARQDRKDKPRVAIGAKLMANLITAAGAHRIMTMDLHAAQIQGFFDIPMDHLDGSIIFVPYIKSLNLTNLTIASPDMGGSYRARTFAKFFNAEVIICDKRRKRANEIESMSIIGEVKGQDVVLIDDICDTAGTLSKAAALIMENGANSVRAVCTHAVLSGKAYDTIENSVLTEMIVSDTIQLDNEKAKKCGKIKVLSTADLFASAIKNVNEHGSISDLFDIK